One Verrucomicrobiia bacterium genomic window, ACATCATGACCATCGCCCTGAACTCCGGGCGCGCCGCCGTTTCCCAATTTGTCCTTAAACAGGCCCAACCGCTGTCCGGTTGTTTCCGCCGGGGCCAATTCCAAGTGCTCCCGCTCAATAAAACCGACAAAGCGCGGCGCGGCCAGGTCTGGGCCGATGTCAATGGCGACGGTCTGCCCGACCTGGTCGTGGCTGAACCCGAGAGCGGGCAGATTTCCCTGTACCTGCAGGAAAAGGATGGCTCCCTGGCTTCTCCAAAGACCTTTCCCTGCCTGGCCGGGGTGAGCGACCTGGCCGTTGCCCACTGGCAAGGCGATGGGAAACCTGAGATTTTCATGCTCAGCGCCGATGAAAAGTGCGTCGGAGTCACCCGTTTGGACGAGAAGGGCCGCCTGCCATTCCCGACGCTCCTGCCGTTCGAGGGCAAGCCCCTGGCCATGGCCGTGGGCAAACTGCAACCCAAGGGCAAACCGGTCCTGGCCGTTATCATGGACCAGGACGGCAAGCGCTCGCTGGTGACGCGGACCGCCGATGGCAAGACTCGCAAACAAAAGTTGAGCGAAAGTTTTCAATCCAATCCCACAACCATGGTCTTCCATGATGTCGATCAAGACGGCCTGCCCGACCTGGTGGTGTTGATCCCATACGAGAAAGTCAAAATCCTGCGGCAAGTGCCCGGCAAAGATTTTCAAGAGATCGACGTCGCCCCGCCCGGTGGCGCCATCGACCAGCCCTGGCTTAGCTCCGCCGATATCGACGGCGACGGCAAACCCGAGCTGTTGCTCACTCAAAAAAACTTCCTGCGCGCGGTCGTTCTGGAACGGCAGCAGGCCGGCGCGGAGGCCAACAATGAAGAGGGCTGGGCCTTTAAGGTCAAAGAGCAGATCAACGGGGCCTCGCGCAATTCGCGCCTCGTCGCCGCCGCTGCCATGCCGGGTTGTGCCAACGGGCTCCCCTCACTCTTCCTGCTGGATGCCGAGCGCAAGGCCCTCACCCTTTGTGAGCGCGATGATTCCGGCGTCTTCCGTGTCACCCGCAACATTCCATTGCCCATCGCGGACTTCAGCAACCTCCAAGGCGTTTCACTGGGGACCTCCGCCAATGGCAATGCCCTGGCGTTGCTCGGGCTCAACGCAGTCGCCTGGCTGCCCCTGCAAGGCAAGGCCTGGGAACTCGATGAACTCGACGGCTATGAAACCCCCATCCACGACGGCTATCTCAACGACGTCATCTCCGGCGACCTCGACAACGATGGCCGCAAAGACCTCGTCTTCCTTGAAACCGCTCATAATTATCTCGACCTGGTCCTCTTCGACTCACACCACAAACTCATCCCGGCCAATCGCTGGCAGGTCTTCGAGGAGCATACCTTCCGTGGCCGCCGCAGCGACATGCCCGAACCCCGCGAAGCCCTCATCGCCGACATGACCGGT contains:
- a CDS encoding VCBS repeat-containing protein, whose amino-acid sequence is MVLSRYFSLCAAALATAGLILNGSAATTNRNHFGFTGPEIFPIDNQISQLHVADLDGDGLNDLIVVNNARSKINLLYNQTAKTNRVRNPYASPRREINQLPPDARFRIESIASEKRISCLVVADLNGDGRPDIAYYGDPKELVVLYNQGANGWSIPKRWPIDDGQLSPNALCTGDLNGDGRTDLVLLAEDYVYFLPQQADHTLGEPQKIPLSSPAKSIQLVDINGDGRSDLLLVNWEDKNPFRFRLQKPDGQLGPELYFSAAPIRSYWADNLEPRGKTDIMTIALNSGRAAVSQFVLKQAQPLSGCFRRGQFQVLPLNKTDKARRGQVWADVNGDGLPDLVVAEPESGQISLYLQEKDGSLASPKTFPCLAGVSDLAVAHWQGDGKPEIFMLSADEKCVGVTRLDEKGRLPFPTLLPFEGKPLAMAVGKLQPKGKPVLAVIMDQDGKRSLVTRTADGKTRKQKLSESFQSNPTTMVFHDVDQDGLPDLVVLIPYEKVKILRQVPGKDFQEIDVAPPGGAIDQPWLSSADIDGDGKPELLLTQKNFLRAVVLERQQAGAEANNEEGWAFKVKEQINGASRNSRLVAAAAMPGCANGLPSLFLLDAERKALTLCERDDSGVFRVTRNIPLPIADFSNLQGVSLGTSANGNALALLGLNAVAWLPLQGKAWELDELDGYETPIHDGYLNDVISGDLDNDGRKDLVFLETAHNYLDLVLFDSHHKLIPANRWQVFEEHTFRGRRSDMPEPREALIADMTGDGKNDLVVLVHDRILLYPQE